The nucleotide sequence TCTCGCACCCGCAGTCTCTcataaacctccccccccccccactccccttgTTGCCCACGGTTGAGATACCGATGCTGGCTCTCGCACACAGTTACTGTGACACACTCTCACGTGTGctgtctctctcacccacacacagtgTCACAGActggcacacacacaggcacaacatatatatataggtaCAAATCACTGCCAGGGGGGAGTACCACCACCCCGCCCCATTCCAATTTGTTCTCTGACAGGGTAAGGATGTACTGGGGACCGTGTACCTGACATGGGAAGTAGATGGTGGGATCCCGTGCAGGCAGCTTGCACTGTTTGATGGGGGGGCTCTGAGATGTGGGATTTAAAGCCAGGCGTCCAGGATAAACAGACTGTCTCTGAGAGAATGCAGGGGATATGAGGTATAGGAAGAGTGATCTCTGAGGGCACAGGGGGATCAACattaggggttgggggggggctgTGATAGCTCAGGGGAGCAGCAGTGCAGGGCCTGTGGATGGAGCTGGGGGTCTCTGTGGTGGCTTTGGGGGAGCAGCAGTAGAAGACCCGTGGATGGGGTTGGGGGTCTCTGTGGTGGCTTTGGGGGAGCAGCAGTAGAGAACCTGTGGATGGGGCTGGGGGTCTCTGTGGTGGCTTTGGGGGAGCAGCAGTAGAAGACCCGTGGATGGGCTTGGGGGTCTCTGTGGTGGCTTTGGGGGAGCAGCAGTAGAGAACCTGTGGATGGGGTTGGGGGTCTCTGTGATGGCTTTGGGGGAGCAGCAGTAGAGGACCTGTGGATGGGGTTGGGGGTCTCTGTGGTGGCTTTGGGGGAGCAGCAGTAGAAGACCCGTGGATGGGGTTGGGGGTCTCTGTGGTGGCTTTGGGGGAGCAGCAGTAGAGAACCTGTGGATGGGGCTGGGGGTCTCTGTGGTGGCTTTGGGGGAGCAGCAGTAGAAGACCCGTGGATGGGGTTGGGGGTCTCTGTGATGGCTTTGGGGGAGCAGAAGTACATGGCCTGTGCATGGGGTTGGGGACTCTGTGATGGCTTTGGGGGAGCAGAAGTACATGGCCTGTGGATGGGGTTGGGAACTCTGTGATGGCTTTGGGGGAGCAGCAGTACATGGCCTGTGGATGGGTTTGGGGTCTCTGTGATGGCTTTGGGGGAGCAGCAGTACATGGCCTGTGGATGGCTTTGGGGTATCTGTGATGGCTTTGGGGGAGCAGCAGTAGAGGACCTGCGGATGGGGGTCTCTGTGATGGCTTTGGGGGAGCAGCAGTAGAGGACCTGTGGATGGGGTTGGGGTTCTCTGTGATGGCTTTGGGGGAGCAGCAGTAGAGGACCCATGGATGGGGTTGGGGGTCTCTGTGATGGCTTTGGGGGAGCAGCAGTAGAGGACCTGTGGATGGGTTTGGGGGTCTCTGTGATGGCTTTGGGGGAGCAGCAGTAGAGGACCTGTGGATGGGTTTGGGGTATCTGTGATGGCTTTGGGGGAGCAGCAGTAGAGGACCTGCGGATGGGGTCTCTGTGATGACTTTGGGGGAGCAGCAGTAGAGGACCTGTGGATGGGGTTGGGGGTCTCTGTGATGGCTTTGGGGGAGCAGCAGTAGAGGACCCGTGGATGGGGTTGGGGGTCTCTGTGATGGCTTTGGGGGAGCAGCAGTAGAGGAGCCGTGGAAGGGGTTGGGGTCTCTATGATGGCTTTGGGGGAGCAGCAGTAGAAGACCCATGGATGGGGTTGGGGTCTCTGTGATGGCTTTGGGGGAGCATCAGTAGAGGACCCTTGGATGGGGTTGGGGGTCTCTGTGATGGCTTTGGGGGAGCAGCAGTAGAGGACCCGTGGATGGGGTTGGGGGTCTCTGTGATGGCTTTGGGGGAGCAGCAGTAGAGGACCCGAGGATGGGGTTGGGGGTCTCTGTGATGGCTTTGGGGGAGCAGCAGTAGAGGACCCGTGGATGGGGTTGGGGGTCTCTGTGATGGCTTTGGGGGAGCAGCAGTAGAGGACCCGAGGATGGGGTTGGGGGTCTCTGTGATGGCTTTGGGGGAGCAGCAGTAGAGGACCCGAGGATGGGGTTGGGGGTCTCTGTGATGGCTTTGGGGGAGCAGCAGTAGAGGACCCGAGGATGGGGTTGGGGGTCTCTGTGATGGCTTTGGGGGAGCAGCAGTAGAAGACCCGTGGATGGGGTTGGGGGTCTCTGTGATGGCTTTGGGGGAGCAGCAGTAGAGGACCCGTGGATGGGGTTGGGGGTCTCTGTGATGGCTTTGGGGGAGCAGCAGTAGAGAACATGTGGATGAGGTTGGGGGTCTCTGAGATAATGAGCTTATTTGGGTGTTTGATGTGGTGGCTTTGTGTTtattgaggtgtgtgtgtgtggggggggggagtgtctttCTGGTATGTAGTTTCCTACCTTGAGAATGTTATTTTTGCAGATGGCCACCCCAGTATGCACACCTTGacacctcatacacacacacacacacaccataaacatagacacacacacacacatgcaccataaacatagacacacacacacatgcaccataaacatagagacacacacacacacatacacacgcacacaccataaacatagacacacacacacacatgcaccataaacatagagacacacacacccccatacatacacatgcaccataaacatagagacacacacacacacatacacacacacatgcaccataaacagagacacacacacacatatgcaccataaacatagagacacacacacacacatacacacgcacacaccataaacatagacacacacacacacacacacacacgcaccataaacatagacacacacacacacgcgcaccataaacatacacacacacacacacacacaaacaagtaGAAGCATATGGCTCTACCGtaacacacactgacacacacgtCCAGTCCCTCTGTCCAGGCTCCCAGCCAGGTACtgtagccagagagagagagagggagggagggagaggaggagggtgagggaggaggagaaagaaaacaaagacaTTGTGCCCGTATCTCCAAAtgctgtgtgagtgagagaaacacagaagagagaaaggaggagaggcaggaaaaaaaaacaacgcaAGAAGGAGAGGACATGAGACagacagggggagggagagggagggggtggggggagtgtggGGGAGAGCCAGcagagcctgagagagagagagagagaaaaaacttgagaaaaggagagagggaggagaggaaatatgagagacagagaggagggaggggaggggagagctggCTGTATATACAGGTGGCCCCCTCCTGGGTTAGGGACTGAAAATGTTCCCCCCCTGCTCAGCCATTTGCCCTGctgaagcttgcaggtgaggcctCAGGAATGTGGAGAGGCGGTGCCAGCTCTCTCCTCCTCAGATAATATGATCCCCCTCCAGCCCTCTATCCTGCTCAGTGCACATTgcacctctccccttccccacgcAGTGCGTGCGTTGGCCGCACTGACCACCTGGGGTCCCTGTGGTGGGTGGGCCCCTATGGAGCCCCGGcatgcaccccccctcccctcccctcccccccgtccATGGAGGCAGAGGCTGTAACTTCAGGTGAGGGGGACAGAGGGGGGGGCCACTTGGGCTGAAGGGAGCCCGAAACATTTTTACCCGTGAAGCTGGAGCCTGGAACGCGTCCTGGTACCTCTCCCTGTTGCCCGGCCGCGCTGGAGCTTCGATGGTTATTTTAATCTCGCACGCTTGGATTGCTGTCTCACGGGGTTTTCGGCCCGGGCCTTTAAGGACTTGGGTTTTTCTGCTGCTAATCTTTTTCGTGCCGTTCTTTCGGATCCCTCCATCTTCACACAAGAGTGCAGCTGTATCATGAATGCTCACACGCACATCTGCATATCCCTCttcccccttacacacacacacacacaattacactcAGGCTTGTCATTCtcccttatatacacacacacacacacacacacacacaattatactCAGACCTGTCAttcccccttacacacacacacacacacacacacacagacacacacacacacacctgtcattcccccttacacacacacacacacacacagacacacacacacacacagacacacacacaattacactcAGGCTTGTCATTCTCCCTTACACACAATTACACTCAGACCTGTCattctcccttacacacacattcacatataattacacacatatatacacacagaatTACACTCAGACCTGTCattctcccttacacacacatacacacagaattacacacatatatacacacagaatTACACTCAGACCTGTCATTCtcccttatatacacacacacacacacacagaattacACTCAGATCTGTcattctcttttacacacacacaaatacacctccacacacatacacacacagaattaaCCTCAGACCTGTCATTCTCCCTTAcataaagacacacacacacacacacacacagaattatACATAGACCTTCattctcccttacacacacacacacagagaattATACTCAGGCCTGTCattctcccttacacacacatacacacagaattacacacatatacacacagaattACACTCAGACCTGTtattctcttttacacacacacacacacccacacacagaattTACCTCAGACCTGTCATTCTCCCTTAcataaagacacacacacacacacacacacagaattatACATAGACCTTCattctcccttacacacacacacagaattaaCCTCAGACCTGTCATTCTCCCTTAcataaagacacacacacacacacagaattatACATAGACCTTCattctcccttacacacacacacacacacacacagaattacACTCAGACCTATCattctcccttacacacacatacacacagaattaCACTCCAGCCTGTCATTCTcccttatacacacatacacacagaattaCACTCAGACCTGTCATTCTCCCTTATACACACTCAATTATACTCAGACCTGTCattctcccttacacacacatgcacacagaattACACTCAGACCTGTCATTCTCCCTTACACACACTCAATTATACTCAGACCTGTCattctcccttacacacacacaattatactCAGACCTGTCattctcccttacacacacacaattattcagaCCTGTCattctcccttacacacacacaattatactCAGACCTGTCattctcccttacacacacataaTTACACTCAGACCTGTCATTCTCCCTTACTCACACACAATTATTCAGACCTGTCatgctcccttacacacacattcacacataattacacacatatatacacacagaatTACACTCAGACCTGTCATTCNNNNNNNNNNNNNNNNNNNNNNNNNNNNNNNNNNNNNNNNNNNNNNNNNNNNNNNNNNNNNNNNNNNNNNNNNNNNNNNNNNNNNNNNNNNNNNNNNNNNNNNNNNNNNNNNNNNNNNNNNNNNNNNNNNNNNNNNNNNNNNNNNNNNNNNNNNNNNNNNNNNNNNNNNNNNNNNNNNNNNNNNNNNNNNNNNNNNNNNNNNNNNNNNNNNNNNNNNNNNNNNNNNNNNNNNNNNNNNNNNNNNNNNNNNNNNNNNNNNNNNNNNNNNNNNNNNNNNNNNNNNNNNNNNNNNNNNNNNNNNNNNNNNNNNNNNNNNNNNNNNNNNNNNNNNNNNNNNNNNNNNNNNNNNNNNNNNNNNNNNNNNNNNNNNNNNNNNNNNNNNNNNNNNNNNNNNNNNNNNNNNNNNNNNNNNNNNNNNNNNNNNNNNNNNNNNNNNNNNNNNNNNNNNNNNNNNNNNNNNNNNNNNNNNNNNNNNNNNNNNNNNNNNNNNNNNNNNNNNNCACAGGATGCCCGGGTGCAGGTGGAGGACTGTGTGCAGGTGGGAGGCGTGGCACAGGATGCCCGTGTGCAGGATGGTAGGATGGTGTGCAGTGGAGGGTTGGCACAGGATGCCCGTGTGCAGGTGGAGGATGTGTGCAGGTGGAGGAGGTGTGCACAGGATTGCACGGGTGCAAGGGATGCCTGTGTGCAGGGGGAGATGGTGTGCAGGTGAGAGGTGGCACAGGATGCCCGTGTGCAGGTGGAGGACTGTGTGCAGGAGGGAGGGGTGGCACAGGATGCCCGTGTGCAGGTGGAGGATGTGTGCAGGAGGGAGGGTGGCACAGGATGCCCGGTGTGCAGGTGGAGGATGTGTGCAGGTAGAGGATGTGTGCAGGTGGGAGGGTGGCACAGGAATGCCCGTGTGCAGGTGGAGGGAGTGTGCAGGTGGGAGGGTGGCACAGGATTGCCCGTGTGCAGGTGGAGGATTGTGTGCAGGGTGGAGGATGTGTGCAGGTGGGAGGGTGACACAGGATGCCCGTGTGCAGGTGGAGGATGTGTGCAGGTGGGAGGGTGACACAGGATGCCGTGTGCAGGTGGAGCATGTGTGCAGGTGGGAGGGTTGGCACAGGATGCCCGTGTGCAGGTGGAGGATGTGTGCAGGTGGGAGGGTGGCACAGGATGCCCCGTGTGCAGGTGGAGCATGTGTGCAGGTGGGAGGGTGACACAGGATGCCCGTGTGCAGGTGGAGGATGTGTGCAGGTGGAGGATGTGTGCAGAGTGGGAGGGTGGCACAGGGATGCCCGTGTGCAGGTGGAGGATGTGTGCACGGTGGCGAGGGTGTTTGGGTGCACAGGAGATGCCCGTGTGCAGGTGGAGGATGTTCGTGCAGGTGGGAGGGTGGACACAGGATGCCCGTGTGCCAGGTGGAGGATGTGTGCCAGGTGGGGAGGGTGGACACAGGAGGCCCAGTGTGCAGTGCTGGAGGATTGTGTGCCAGAACGGTGGAGAGGGTGACACAGGATGCCCGTGTGCAGGTGGAGGATGATGTGGCAGGGTGGAGGATGTGTGCAGGTGGAGGGCACAGGATGCCAGTGTGCAGGGGAGGCTTGTGTGCAGGCTGGAGGGTTGGCACAGGATGCCCGTGTGCAGGTTGGAGCAGGTGTGTGCCGAGGGGACGGTGGCACAGGATTGCCCTCGTGTGCAGGGTGGAGGATGTGTGCAGGTGGAGGATGTGTGCAGGTGGGAGGGTGGCACAGGATGCCCGATGTGCAGGTGGAGGATGTGTGCAGGTGGAGGATTTGTGCAGGTGGAGGATGTGTGCAGGTGGGAGGGTGGCACAGGATGCCCGTGTGCAGGTGGAGGATGTGTGCAGGTGGGAGGGTGGCACAGGATGCCCGTGTGCAGGTGGAGGATGTGTGCAGGTGGAGGGTGGACACAGGATGCCCGTGTGCAGGTGGAGGATGTGTGCAGGTGGGAGGGTGACACAGGATGCCCGTGTGCAGGTGGAGGATGTGTGCAGGTGGAGGATGTGTGCAGAGGGGAGGGTGGCACAGGATGCCCGTGTGCAGGTGGAGGATGTGTGCAGGTGGGAGGGTGGCACAGGATGCCCGTGTGCAGGTGGAGGATGTGTGCAGGTGGGAGGGTGGCACAGGATGCCCGTGTGCAGGGTGGAGGATGTGTGCAGGTGGGAGGGTGACACAGGATGCCCGTGTGCAGGTGGAGGATGTGTGCAGGTGGAGGATGTGTGCAGAGGGGGAGGGTGGCACAGGATGCCCGTGTGCAGGTGGAGGATGTGTGCAGGTGGAGGATGTGTGCAGGTGGGAGGGTGACACAGGATGCCCGTGTGCAGGTGGAGGATGTGTGCAGGTGGAGGATGTGTGCAGGTGGGAGGGTGGCACAGGATGCCCGTGTGCAGGTGGAGGATGTGTGCAGGTGGGAGGGTGGCACAGGATGCCCGTGTGCAGGTGGAGGATGTGTGCAGAGGGGAGGGTGGCAC is from Rhinatrema bivittatum unplaced genomic scaffold, aRhiBiv1.1, whole genome shotgun sequence and encodes:
- the LOC115082657 gene encoding extensin-2-like is translated as MFSTAAPPKPSQRPPTPSTGPLLLLPQSHHRDPQPHPRVFYCCSPKAITETPNPILGSSTAAPPKPSQRPPTPSSGPLLLLPQSHHRDPQPHPRVLYCCSPKAITETPNPIHGSSTAAPPKPSQRPPTPSSGPLLLLPQSHHRDPQPHPRVLYCCSPKAITETPNPIQGSSTDAPPKPSQRPQPHPWVFYCCSPKAIIETPTPSTAPLLLLPQSHHRDPQPHPRVLYCCSPKAITETPNPIHRSSTAAPPKSSQRPHPQVLYCCSPKAITDTPNPSTGPLLLLPQSHHRDPQTHPQVLYCCSPKAITETPNPIHGSSTAAPPKPSQRTPTPSTGPLLLLPQSHHRDPHPQVLYCCSPKAITDTPKPSTGHVLLLPQSHHRDPKPIHRPCTAAPPKPSQSSQPHPQAMYFCSPKAITESPTPCTGHVLLLPQSHHRDPQPHPRVFYCCSPKATTETPSPIHRFSTAAPPKPPQRPPTPSTGLLLLLPQSHHRDPQPHPQVLYCCSPKAITETPNPIHRFSTAAPPKPPQRPPSPSTGLLLLLPQSHHRDPQPHPQVLYCCSPKATTETPNPIHGSSTAAPPKPPQRPPAPSTGPALLLP